One region of Solanum pennellii chromosome 6, SPENNV200 genomic DNA includes:
- the LOC107022709 gene encoding protein C2-DOMAIN ABA-RELATED 4-like translates to MDNLFGLLRIKIKRGINLAVRDVRSSDPYVVVKMGNQKLKTRVIKKDVNPEWNEHLTLSVSDANLPVKLTVYDHDMFSMDDKMGDAEFDIKPFLDALKMKLDSLPSGTVITRETPCRTNCLSEESKVTWQDNQVVQDMCLRLRNVECGEVELQLQWINIPGSKRL, encoded by the exons ATGGACAATCTTTTTGGTCttttaagaatcaaaattaAGAGAGGTATAAACCTCGCTGTACGTGATGTCCGCAGCAGTGATCCCTATGTTGTTGTCAAAATGGGTAACCAG AAACTGAAGACGCGAGTTATAAAGAAGGATGTTAATCCTGAATGGAATGAACATCTTACCCTTTCTGTATCAGATGCAAATCTTCCTGTTAAGCTG ACTGTATACGATCACGATATGTTCAGCATGGATGACAAAATGGGAGATGCAGAATTTGATATCAAACCATTTTTAGATGCTTTGAAAATGAAGTTAGATTCTCTCCCAAGTGGCACAGTGATCACAAGAGAAACGCCGTGCAGGACAAACTGTCTGTCTGAAGAGAGCAAAGTGACATGGCAAGACAACCAAGTTGTGCAAGATATGTGCTTGAGATTGAGAAATGTCGAGTGTGGAGAGGTCGAACTTCAACTTCAGTGGATCAATATTCCTGGAAGCAAACGTTTATAG